In one Yarrowia lipolytica chromosome 1A, complete sequence genomic region, the following are encoded:
- a CDS encoding uncharacterized protein (Converted to coding from non-coding YALI0A21330g, weakly similar to CAGL0L02475g Candida glabrata, similar to Saccharomyces cerevisiae GCN4 (YEL009C); ancestral locus Anc_7.131): MIRTFHSTERRSAIVVNNNNKVSKPSPNFSSKKLSPVAQAPIVVSDASDSSAIRRARNTEAARRSRAKKNEKIQELEALVAELMNQNESLQAELRVYRRLSE; the protein is encoded by the coding sequence ATGATCCGAACGTTCCACTCTACCGAGCGACGTTCAGCCATTGtggtcaacaacaacaacaaggtgTCCAAGCCCTCGCCCAACTTCTCGTCCAAGAAGTTGTCGCCTGTGGCCCAGGCTCCTATTGTCGTGTCTGACGCGTCAGACTCCTCGGCTATTCGACGGGCTCGAAACACCGAGGCTGCACGGCGATCACGAGCAAAGAAGAATGAGAAGATCCAGGAGCTCGAGGCTCTCGTGGCCGAACTCATGAACCAAAATGAGTCGCTACAGGCGGAGCTTCGAGTCTACCGACGACTCTCTGAATAG